In the genome of Fulvivirga maritima, one region contains:
- a CDS encoding HEAT repeat domain-containing protein, whose product MEEKYKELIIRYIEGDLDAAEQEEVALRVNQDGEWKIYYEEMNSVYSLLQADREFEPDTSLKGLFEKAIAEEEGNERQSEPIRQVYFPLWKVAAAVALVISGVFIGAWWMKNKGDEQMMALENEIRATRQLVLQSLNNQNSSSMRLQGINVAYKIEKTDDVIIDALIRTLNNDDNSNVRIAAMAALARFSEQPKVMQALLASMETQTDPVVQINLINLMVTLKQKKAVDKFQEIIKSDSTQQAVKDEAYMALFKMI is encoded by the coding sequence ATGGAAGAGAAGTATAAAGAACTTATTATTAGATATATAGAGGGAGATCTTGATGCTGCTGAGCAAGAGGAAGTCGCACTGCGCGTTAATCAGGATGGGGAGTGGAAGATCTATTATGAAGAGATGAATAGTGTCTATTCGCTTTTGCAGGCTGATCGTGAATTTGAGCCAGATACTTCACTAAAGGGGCTTTTTGAAAAGGCTATAGCAGAAGAAGAGGGAAATGAGAGGCAGTCAGAACCTATAAGGCAAGTTTATTTTCCTTTATGGAAGGTGGCTGCTGCTGTGGCTTTAGTTATATCTGGTGTTTTTATAGGTGCCTGGTGGATGAAAAATAAGGGTGACGAGCAAATGATGGCTTTGGAAAATGAAATACGGGCTACTCGGCAGCTGGTGTTGCAGTCACTGAACAATCAGAACTCGTCTAGTATGAGGTTGCAGGGTATTAATGTGGCTTATAAAATAGAAAAAACAGATGATGTGATCATTGATGCATTGATACGCACCCTTAATAATGATGATAATTCTAATGTAAGAATAGCTGCTATGGCTGCGTTGGCCAGGTTTAGTGAGCAACCGAAGGTTATGCAGGCGTTATTGGCTTCTATGGAAACACAAACGGACCCGGTAGTGCAGATCAACCTGATTAATCTTATGGTTACTTTGAAGCAGAAGAAGGCTGTTGATAAGTTTCAGGAAATCATTAAAAGCGACAGTACGCAACAAGCCGTAAAAGATGAAGCTTATATGGCTTTGTTTAAAATGATCTAA
- a CDS encoding DUF4097 family beta strand repeat-containing protein, with the protein MKKRSIQFTGLVVMLLAVVPALGQSFKMPMTSGILYFNEVNDVQVQSYSGKEVIIETNQEYEIPEKAKGLKPLNGLGLTDNTGIGLAVKDDEQGQKVVYQILKNSNVGYKVKVPNGVNVKFSNSSMFGKDFIATDFTGELEVKSSGGKVALNNVSGPIIISTVHGDVEVVFADDMNKELPSSINSAHGDVDVSFSKSANVDLQVVVNWGEVYSGVDVKVDDLGKLNTAGEKKIIGKLGNGGVALSLSSVHGNVYLREK; encoded by the coding sequence ATGAAAAAGAGAAGCATACAGTTCACCGGCTTAGTAGTAATGCTGCTAGCCGTAGTCCCGGCACTCGGGCAGAGTTTTAAAATGCCAATGACTTCAGGTATCTTGTATTTTAATGAGGTTAATGATGTTCAAGTGCAGAGTTATTCTGGTAAAGAGGTGATTATTGAAACCAATCAGGAGTATGAAATCCCTGAAAAGGCAAAGGGGCTTAAGCCTTTAAATGGGCTGGGACTCACTGATAATACAGGTATAGGCCTCGCTGTAAAAGATGATGAGCAAGGGCAGAAAGTAGTGTATCAAATATTGAAGAACTCTAATGTGGGGTATAAAGTGAAAGTCCCAAACGGTGTTAATGTTAAGTTTTCTAATTCATCCATGTTTGGTAAGGATTTTATAGCTACAGATTTTACGGGAGAGTTAGAAGTGAAGTCTTCAGGAGGAAAAGTGGCATTGAATAATGTTTCAGGGCCTATCATTATAAGCACCGTTCATGGAGATGTGGAAGTAGTTTTTGCTGATGATATGAATAAGGAATTGCCAAGTTCTATAAATTCTGCACATGGAGATGTGGATGTTTCATTTTCTAAAAGTGCTAATGTAGATCTGCAAGTAGTAGTGAACTGGGGAGAGGTGTATAGTGGGGTAGATGTTAAGGTGGATGATCTTGGTAAATTGAATACCGCAGGAGAAAAAAAGATAATTGGTAAATTAGGAAACGGAGGAGTGGCGCTATCATTATCCTCAGTGCATGGTAATGTGTATTTACGTGAGAAGTAA
- a CDS encoding S8 family peptidase, which yields MKINGQLPVLSSRKTIVAILDTGIQTHPDLEKAVIEQKNFVSANDGVNSPWHGTFMAGIIGGRTALTRGVKGLASNCEILDYKVLKDTGSTDMDAVKKALEYILHGGGPQPDIINMSFSVRPGVIDSLIAEITAKGILVVGAGGRDNLFKDNNCSFLAKIPGVISVGAAESVYLSNRQSKYPEQIDFVYHNMKQWSTYTSPSFYYQDQGDSIYTAITSGLLAREISFDDQADALSLLKQKAFNISEFNPETLKIYKL from the coding sequence GTGAAAATTAATGGTCAGTTGCCAGTATTGAGTTCCAGAAAAACAATAGTGGCCATTTTGGATACGGGCATTCAAACGCACCCTGATCTTGAAAAAGCTGTGATAGAGCAAAAGAATTTTGTGTCAGCTAATGATGGCGTTAATTCACCGTGGCACGGCACTTTTATGGCTGGGATAATAGGGGGGAGAACTGCCCTTACGCGAGGGGTAAAAGGCCTGGCTTCTAACTGTGAGATCCTCGATTATAAAGTGCTCAAAGATACCGGTAGTACTGATATGGATGCCGTGAAAAAGGCACTCGAATACATTTTGCATGGAGGTGGACCGCAGCCAGATATTATCAATATGAGTTTTTCTGTAAGGCCTGGGGTAATAGATTCGCTGATAGCGGAAATAACTGCAAAAGGTATATTAGTAGTAGGTGCCGGTGGTAGAGATAATCTGTTTAAAGATAATAACTGCTCGTTTTTAGCTAAAATACCGGGTGTGATTTCAGTTGGAGCTGCTGAGTCTGTGTATCTAAGTAATAGGCAGAGTAAATACCCTGAGCAGATAGATTTTGTATATCATAACATGAAGCAATGGTCTACTTATACCAGTCCGTCTTTCTATTATCAGGATCAGGGAGATAGCATATATACGGCTATTACCAGTGGCTTGCTGGCCCGAGAAATCTCTTTTGATGACCAGGCTGATGCGCTTTCCCTATTAAAACAAAAGGCCTTTAATATTTCTGAATTCAACCCGGAAACCCTTAAAATATATAAGTTATGA
- a CDS encoding alpha-2-macroglobulin family protein has product MLKSITGKIVLFSGLLVVLAVAGIAYLNQDSKAETVESATVNPAFSAYITSYTAGVVPSGSSIRIRLAKDVADSTEYGKEIKEKLFDFSPSIKGKAIWVDSQTAEFQPSERLKSGETYSVNFHLSELLEVADELATFSYQFQIITQNYDVSVENIETEEDTELKKQNIIGVVYTADFAAPEDVEKLLEASQKGSALPVVWQHAENEHHFVISEVKRSDEESKVILNMHGEAIGVDRDDEKEIVIPALGDFKVVDVRVVQSPSQYLVVQFSDPLKPKQNLDGLITIEGLSSLDYDIKDNQVYVYPPVRQAGDKKVTISSGIRNVLDYRMKTSENHTVTFAQVSPDVRTVGKGNILPSSDGLILPFEAVSLKAVDVEIIKIYENNIIQFLQSNDLGGNRYLRSVGRPVLRKTVPLNTSGIVDLGKWNRFTLDLAELISTEPGAIYQVRLSFRKYQSVYYCGESEAEEDMQPLEEMNWEEDERFNAYDSYRSYNYNPDYRWRERDNPCHVSYYIDHDPVIKNVLASDLGVIAKRGNSGELNVWVTDLKTTEPKGGVRVDVYNFQQQVIGSAITDADGMIIMDVKERPFVVVATDKQQKGYLKLDDGSSLSLSNFNVSGSTVQEGLKGYIYGERGVWRPGDTLHLTFVLEDKLKKIPETHPVIMELYNPSWQLAQKTIRAEGENGFYKFEMVTSPDAPTGNWTASVKVGGVEFSKTLKIETVKPNRLKIKLDFGKDKITSNNNQVNGDLTVSWLHGAPARNLKAEFEMLLAPAKTSFEKYPAYNFDDPARHFSSESKKIFEGYVNEEGKATVNASLATHNEAPGMLKAYFTGKVFEEGGNFSIDNFSLPYYPYEAFVGMKLPETKNWSRLYYNKTNQVDIATVDAEGNPVSRKNVEIEVYRLDWRWWWNQDGENIANYISRSSLTPVVKGTANTTNGKGVFNFDLDDWGRYYIRVCDPVSGHCTGEVHYTSWGGSRDEMPGGATMLTFSADKEKYQVGEEVSLKIPSSNKGRALVSIENGSQVLESHWVNTQQGETNFVFEVTEEMAPNIYVFVTLIQEHKQTVNDLPIRLYGVISLGVENPKTILQPQIAMPDVLEPGQEVSITVSEKDKKKMTFTVAVVDEGLLDLTHFPTPNPWGSFYAREALGVKTWDLFDYVMGSFGGKVERLLAIGGDEEGTKNATAKANRFKPVVKYMGPFTIEPGESKTHKFTMPQYVGSVRTMVVAGNQGAYGNAEKATPVRQALMVLGTLPRVLGPDEVVKLPVTVFAAEKKVKNVKVQIEANELFEIVGGASKNITFNEVGEQVVYFDLKVKSKLGIGKVKINASGAGERSHADIELDVRNPNPPMTKVIDVLLQQGEDWNTNFEAIGMAGTNLATLEVSNIPPINLQKRLKYLIQYPHGCIEQTTSSVFPQLYLSSMMKLDEKEKQKIERNINAGISRLRSFQKSDGGFSYWPGGEDSNSWGSSYAGHFLIEAEKRGYSVPTDIIRKWKRYQRRKAAEWRNNNGYYSSDLMQAYRLYTLALAGAPETGAMNRLREEGNLSVSAAWRLAAAYAKAGQKEAAQKLVSNLSTTVKDYRELGYSYGSSLRDEAMILETLSLLGNQKQAFSLLKRVSERMASDQWMSTQTTAYCLISIGHFTGNEKGTKAIKYTYTVNSGKAVTASTELPLAQSELDMKETSTNSLKVQNDSEGILYARIILEGTPVRGKEEASSNNLKMRVEYMTTNGDPIDPSHLQQGTDFVAEVTVVNPGLRGRYENLALSQIFPSGWEIHNARLNDMDQFTAGDVPDYQDIRDDRVYTYFALKRNQSKTFRILLNASYQGTYYMPAIQCEAMYDNSISATLKGKEVEVVKAGGIQ; this is encoded by the coding sequence ATGCTTAAAAGTATAACCGGAAAAATTGTTTTATTCAGCGGATTGCTGGTAGTGCTGGCGGTGGCAGGTATCGCCTATCTAAACCAGGATAGTAAAGCTGAAACTGTGGAAAGTGCCACTGTAAACCCTGCCTTTAGTGCCTATATAACTTCATACACGGCAGGTGTAGTGCCTTCCGGTTCAAGCATTCGAATCAGACTAGCTAAAGATGTGGCTGATTCTACTGAGTATGGTAAAGAAATAAAAGAAAAACTGTTTGACTTTTCTCCTTCAATTAAGGGGAAGGCCATCTGGGTAGATTCTCAGACAGCAGAATTTCAGCCTTCAGAAAGGTTAAAGTCCGGAGAGACATATTCGGTAAACTTTCATTTGTCAGAGTTATTAGAGGTGGCTGATGAGCTGGCTACTTTTTCTTATCAATTTCAGATCATAACGCAAAACTATGATGTGAGTGTTGAAAATATTGAAACAGAGGAAGACACAGAGCTTAAAAAGCAAAATATAATAGGGGTGGTGTACACTGCTGATTTTGCAGCTCCTGAAGATGTGGAGAAACTTTTGGAAGCTTCTCAGAAAGGAAGTGCCTTGCCTGTAGTATGGCAACATGCTGAAAATGAGCATCACTTTGTAATCTCTGAAGTAAAACGCTCAGATGAAGAAAGTAAAGTAATACTTAATATGCATGGCGAAGCGATAGGAGTAGATAGAGATGATGAAAAAGAAATTGTAATTCCTGCATTAGGTGATTTTAAAGTCGTAGACGTGCGCGTGGTGCAGAGCCCGAGTCAGTATCTTGTAGTTCAGTTTTCTGATCCTCTTAAGCCTAAGCAAAATCTGGATGGACTTATCACTATAGAAGGTTTAAGCTCTTTAGATTATGATATTAAAGACAATCAAGTATATGTATACCCACCTGTAAGGCAGGCCGGAGATAAGAAAGTGACTATTTCATCGGGCATAAGAAACGTCCTAGATTATAGAATGAAAACCAGTGAAAATCACACTGTTACTTTTGCTCAGGTAAGCCCAGATGTTCGCACAGTGGGTAAAGGCAATATTCTTCCTAGCTCAGATGGGTTAATTCTACCTTTTGAAGCTGTAAGCCTAAAGGCGGTAGATGTGGAAATTATTAAGATTTATGAAAATAACATTATCCAATTTCTGCAAAGCAATGACTTAGGAGGTAATAGATATTTGAGAAGTGTAGGTAGGCCTGTGCTTAGAAAAACAGTACCCTTAAATACTTCAGGTATAGTTGATTTAGGTAAATGGAACCGTTTCACACTTGATCTTGCTGAGTTGATCAGCACGGAGCCTGGAGCCATTTATCAGGTGAGATTGAGCTTTAGAAAATATCAGTCTGTATATTACTGTGGAGAGTCAGAGGCAGAAGAGGATATGCAGCCTTTGGAAGAAATGAATTGGGAGGAAGATGAGCGATTTAATGCTTATGATTCTTATAGATCTTATAATTATAACCCTGATTATAGGTGGAGAGAAAGAGATAATCCTTGCCATGTTTCTTATTATATAGATCATGATCCGGTAATTAAAAATGTATTGGCTTCTGATCTTGGCGTAATTGCTAAGCGAGGCAACAGTGGGGAGCTTAATGTCTGGGTAACTGACCTAAAAACTACTGAACCTAAGGGAGGCGTGAGAGTTGATGTTTACAATTTTCAGCAGCAAGTAATAGGTTCAGCCATAACTGACGCAGATGGTATGATCATCATGGATGTAAAAGAGCGTCCATTTGTAGTGGTAGCTACTGATAAGCAGCAAAAAGGATATCTGAAATTAGATGATGGTTCATCTCTTTCTTTAAGTAATTTCAATGTAAGTGGATCTACCGTACAGGAAGGACTGAAAGGATATATTTATGGAGAAAGAGGCGTGTGGAGACCTGGTGATACCCTGCACCTTACTTTTGTGTTAGAAGATAAGCTTAAGAAAATTCCAGAAACTCACCCTGTGATAATGGAATTGTACAACCCTTCATGGCAATTGGCTCAAAAAACAATTAGAGCCGAAGGTGAAAACGGATTTTATAAGTTCGAGATGGTCACCAGCCCTGATGCTCCTACTGGTAACTGGACTGCTTCAGTAAAAGTGGGCGGTGTAGAGTTTTCTAAAACCCTTAAAATAGAGACAGTAAAACCTAACAGGCTGAAGATAAAGCTTGATTTTGGTAAAGATAAAATTACAAGTAATAATAATCAGGTTAATGGAGATCTTACGGTAAGCTGGCTGCATGGTGCTCCTGCCAGGAACCTTAAAGCGGAATTTGAGATGCTTTTGGCGCCAGCTAAAACATCATTTGAAAAATATCCTGCTTATAATTTTGATGACCCTGCCCGTCACTTTAGCAGTGAGAGTAAAAAAATATTTGAAGGGTACGTTAATGAAGAAGGTAAGGCTACAGTAAATGCCAGTCTGGCTACTCATAATGAAGCCCCTGGTATGCTTAAGGCGTATTTTACAGGTAAGGTATTTGAAGAAGGAGGTAATTTCAGTATTGATAATTTCTCACTGCCTTACTATCCTTACGAAGCATTTGTAGGTATGAAGCTCCCTGAAACGAAAAACTGGAGCAGATTATACTACAATAAAACTAATCAGGTAGATATAGCCACTGTAGATGCAGAAGGAAATCCTGTTTCCAGAAAAAATGTAGAGATAGAAGTTTACCGCTTAGACTGGAGATGGTGGTGGAATCAGGATGGTGAAAACATTGCCAATTATATAAGTAGATCGAGTCTCACTCCTGTAGTAAAAGGAACAGCCAATACTACTAATGGTAAAGGAGTCTTTAATTTTGATCTTGATGACTGGGGTAGATATTACATCCGGGTGTGTGATCCTGTAAGTGGACACTGTACTGGTGAAGTGCATTATACTTCATGGGGAGGTAGTAGAGATGAAATGCCGGGTGGAGCTACTATGCTTACTTTTTCAGCTGATAAAGAGAAGTATCAGGTAGGAGAGGAAGTGTCCCTAAAAATACCAAGCAGTAATAAAGGTAGAGCTTTAGTAAGTATTGAAAATGGAAGCCAGGTATTAGAATCTCACTGGGTAAATACTCAGCAAGGAGAAACCAACTTTGTCTTTGAGGTAACTGAAGAAATGGCGCCTAATATATATGTGTTTGTTACTTTAATTCAAGAGCACAAACAAACTGTTAATGATCTTCCTATCAGGCTTTATGGCGTTATTTCTCTGGGTGTTGAAAATCCTAAAACTATTCTTCAGCCACAAATAGCCATGCCAGATGTGTTGGAGCCAGGTCAGGAAGTGTCCATTACGGTTTCAGAAAAAGACAAGAAGAAAATGACTTTCACCGTAGCGGTGGTAGATGAAGGTCTGTTAGACCTTACTCACTTCCCTACGCCTAATCCATGGGGTTCTTTCTATGCCAGAGAGGCTTTAGGGGTAAAAACCTGGGATCTTTTTGATTATGTAATGGGATCTTTTGGTGGAAAAGTGGAGCGCCTGCTAGCCATAGGTGGTGATGAAGAAGGAACCAAAAATGCTACAGCTAAAGCCAATAGGTTTAAGCCAGTAGTGAAATATATGGGGCCTTTCACTATAGAGCCAGGAGAATCTAAAACGCATAAGTTTACTATGCCTCAGTATGTGGGCTCTGTAAGAACTATGGTGGTAGCGGGTAATCAAGGAGCTTATGGTAATGCGGAAAAAGCTACGCCGGTAAGACAAGCGCTGATGGTGCTGGGTACGCTGCCAAGGGTATTAGGGCCTGATGAGGTGGTTAAACTGCCTGTTACGGTTTTTGCTGCCGAGAAAAAAGTGAAAAACGTAAAAGTGCAGATCGAAGCAAATGAATTGTTTGAGATAGTGGGTGGTGCTTCTAAAAATATCACTTTTAATGAAGTAGGCGAGCAAGTAGTGTACTTTGATTTGAAGGTGAAATCTAAACTAGGCATCGGGAAGGTTAAAATTAATGCCAGTGGAGCCGGAGAGAGATCACATGCTGATATTGAGCTGGATGTTAGAAATCCTAACCCTCCTATGACTAAAGTAATAGACGTTTTACTTCAGCAAGGCGAAGATTGGAATACCAATTTTGAAGCAATAGGTATGGCAGGAACTAACCTGGCTACTTTAGAGGTATCTAACATACCACCTATTAACCTTCAAAAGAGGTTGAAATATCTTATTCAATATCCTCATGGTTGTATTGAGCAGACTACCTCATCAGTATTTCCTCAGTTGTATCTGTCATCTATGATGAAGCTGGATGAGAAAGAAAAACAAAAGATAGAAAGAAATATAAATGCAGGCATAAGTCGCTTAAGATCATTCCAAAAGAGTGATGGCGGTTTCTCCTACTGGCCAGGAGGTGAAGACTCTAATAGCTGGGGTTCATCTTATGCTGGTCATTTCTTAATAGAGGCTGAGAAGAGAGGTTATAGTGTGCCCACTGATATTATCCGTAAATGGAAAAGATATCAGAGAAGAAAGGCTGCTGAGTGGAGAAATAATAATGGATATTACTCTAGTGACCTGATGCAAGCCTACAGGCTTTATACACTGGCACTGGCTGGTGCACCGGAAACAGGAGCAATGAACAGGTTGAGAGAAGAAGGCAACCTTAGTGTAAGTGCCGCCTGGAGGTTAGCAGCTGCATATGCAAAAGCAGGGCAGAAAGAGGCAGCTCAAAAGCTGGTTAGTAATCTTTCTACTACAGTGAAAGATTACCGCGAGTTGGGTTACTCTTATGGATCTTCCTTGAGAGATGAGGCCATGATATTAGAAACTTTAAGCTTGTTGGGTAATCAGAAGCAAGCCTTTAGTTTATTGAAAAGAGTTTCAGAAAGAATGGCATCAGATCAATGGATGAGTACTCAAACTACGGCATACTGTCTTATATCAATAGGACACTTTACAGGTAATGAAAAAGGAACCAAAGCCATAAAATACACTTATACTGTTAATTCTGGTAAAGCCGTGACTGCAAGTACGGAGTTGCCATTGGCACAGTCAGAATTAGATATGAAGGAAACAAGTACTAATTCGCTCAAGGTTCAAAATGATTCTGAAGGAATTCTGTATGCACGTATAATACTAGAGGGTACTCCGGTGAGGGGAAAAGAAGAGGCATCTTCTAATAACCTAAAGATGAGAGTAGAGTATATGACCACTAATGGAGATCCTATTGATCCTTCTCATCTGCAGCAAGGTACAGACTTTGTCGCAGAGGTTACAGTAGTTAACCCTGGTCTAAGGGGGAGGTATGAAAATCTTGCTTTATCTCAAATATTCCCTTCCGGATGGGAAATTCATAATGCCAGGTTAAATGATATGGATCAGTTCACAGCTGGAGATGTTCCCGATTATCAGGATATTCGTGATGATAGAGTGTATACCTATTTTGCTTTGAAACGTAATCAAAGCAAGACTTTCCGTATTCTATTAAATGCCAGCTATCAAGGTACTTATTATATGCCAGCCATTCAATGTGAGGCCATGTATGATAACAGCATTAGCGCCACACTAAAAGGTAAAGAGGTGGAAGTGGTGAAAGCAGGAGGTATTCAATGA
- a CDS encoding 2-isopropylmalate synthase, which translates to MNNRIQIFDTTLRDGEQVPGCGLSKNEKITIAKALEELGVDVIEAGFPISSPGDFKSVEAVSKEVKDVTVCALSRAVEKDIEVAAEAVKYAKRPRIHTGIGTSDQHVFTKIKTTREDILVRAEGCVKYAKKFVEDVEFYAEDAGRTDNEFLAKVIQVAVNAGATVVNIPDTTGYCLPEEYGKKIKFLCDNVIGIENVAISTHCHNDLGLATANSVEAIKNGARQVECTINGIGERAGNTSLEEVVMILKKHNWLNYQTGIDSTKIYPISQLVSSTMNMPVQPNKAIVGSNAFAHSSGIHQDGVIKNRDNYEIIAPEEVGVNESSIILTARSGRAALNFRMGKIGVQLSKDELESVYEKFLEVADRVSVVNDAELKNLVSQYLITNTNF; encoded by the coding sequence ATGAACAACAGAATCCAAATTTTTGATACTACTTTAAGAGATGGCGAGCAAGTGCCAGGCTGTGGCTTGTCTAAAAATGAAAAGATAACAATAGCAAAAGCACTTGAAGAGCTGGGAGTGGACGTGATAGAGGCTGGTTTCCCTATATCTAGTCCGGGAGACTTTAAGTCTGTGGAAGCTGTTTCTAAAGAAGTAAAAGATGTTACGGTTTGTGCTCTTTCCAGAGCGGTAGAAAAAGATATTGAAGTAGCAGCTGAAGCTGTGAAGTATGCCAAGAGGCCAAGAATACATACAGGTATTGGTACTTCTGATCAGCATGTGTTTACTAAAATCAAAACTACCAGAGAAGATATTTTGGTAAGAGCAGAAGGATGTGTGAAGTATGCAAAGAAATTTGTTGAAGATGTAGAATTCTACGCAGAAGATGCGGGCCGTACTGATAATGAATTCCTTGCTAAAGTGATTCAGGTAGCCGTAAATGCAGGTGCTACTGTGGTTAATATTCCTGATACTACAGGGTATTGTTTGCCTGAAGAATATGGTAAGAAAATAAAATTCCTTTGTGATAATGTAATAGGTATAGAAAATGTAGCTATTTCTACGCACTGTCATAATGATTTAGGTTTGGCCACTGCTAATAGTGTTGAAGCCATTAAAAACGGTGCTCGCCAGGTAGAGTGTACCATTAACGGTATTGGAGAAAGAGCAGGAAACACTTCATTAGAAGAAGTGGTAATGATCTTGAAAAAACATAACTGGTTAAACTACCAAACAGGTATAGATAGCACTAAAATCTATCCTATCAGTCAGCTGGTTTCTTCTACTATGAATATGCCTGTGCAGCCTAACAAGGCTATTGTGGGTAGCAATGCTTTTGCTCACTCATCAGGTATTCACCAGGATGGTGTAATCAAAAACAGAGATAACTATGAGATCATTGCTCCTGAAGAAGTAGGTGTAAATGAGTCTTCTATCATTCTTACTGCTCGTAGCGGTAGAGCTGCTTTGAACTTCAGAATGGGTAAAATTGGCGTTCAGCTTAGCAAAGACGAGTTGGAAAGCGTTTATGAAAAATTCCTTGAAGTAGCTGACAGAGTAAGCGTAGTGAA